The following coding sequences lie in one Apium graveolens cultivar Ventura chromosome 1, ASM990537v1, whole genome shotgun sequence genomic window:
- the LOC141714203 gene encoding uncharacterized protein LOC141714203, with product MDLGFEREMFTWERCRGTDAWVQERLDRGLANQDWKSLFPDAVVKVIEVSTSDHLPLFLDLNRWVYMEKKKMFRFENVWIRESDYYNVIKSCWTEKSNDDIMVRLGRCGVKLEACEGGLVKEMREKIAEC from the coding sequence ATGGACTTGGGTTTTGAAAGGGAGATGTTTACATGGGAGAGATGTAGAGGCACTGATGCATGGGTTCAAGAGAGATTAGATAGAGGATTGGCTAACCAGGATTGGAAATCTTTGTTCCCTGATGCTGTGGTTAAAGTTATCGAGGTGTCAACGTCGGATCATCTTCCGTTGTTCCTTGACTTAAATAGGTGGGTATATATGGAGAAAAAGAAAATGTTCAGATTTGAAAATGTCTGGATTAGAGAGAGTGACTATTATAATGTGATAAAGAGTTGCTGGACTGAGAAAAGTAATGACGATATTATGGTTAGACTCGGGAGGTGTGGTGTGAAACTAGAAGCGTGTGAGGGAGGCTTGGTTAAGGAGATGAGAGAAAAGATAGCAGAATGCTGA